One stretch of Enterobacter sp. RHBSTW-00994 DNA includes these proteins:
- a CDS encoding FAD-NAD(P)-binding protein codes for MFRIAIIGAGPTGIYTFYSLLKSKSPLAVTVFEQTNKAGVGMPYNGEDNSRLMLANIASIEIPPIFITYLDWLKNQPEAHLTRFDIRKSTLHDRQFLPRILLGEYFRDRFLAVVAEAKKIGFQVQIHESSLVTDLDVTSDGVTLSVNDTLFPDTYDLAVIATGHVWSDDDASPTFFPSPWSGLMDAKICACHVGIMGASLSGLDAAMAVAIQHGEFVENAFRLDDASQPLKIVLMSRTGILPEADFYCPIPYDPLSVLTLEVIETEIARGSEGLLDRIFALMVEEIALADPVWSEAISLHTLDADTVREAWFAERKKHDPFLWAEENLHEVEQNKRSRRTVAWRYAVLRLHEVVQDSVPYLNERDKERFRNGLARVFIDNYAAIPSQSIRRLLALREAGIISVLALGDDYELDIKDDSTVITTRDNTWEFDVFIDARGQKPLKTKDLPFPSLRKHLQSVGEEIPEIGEDYTFREPALLRGRITFGAIPWLMHDRPFIQGLEECASTGEAMAKAAEKPASRLRRKWLYGDD; via the coding sequence ATGTTCAGGATCGCGATTATTGGCGCTGGCCCTACGGGCATTTATACCTTCTATTCTCTGCTGAAAAGCAAATCACCACTTGCCGTCACTGTTTTTGAACAAACGAATAAAGCAGGCGTAGGTATGCCTTACAACGGTGAAGACAATTCGCGTCTGATGCTGGCGAACATTGCCAGCATTGAAATTCCTCCGATTTTCATTACCTATCTCGACTGGCTAAAAAATCAGCCAGAAGCGCATCTGACCCGTTTTGACATCAGGAAATCCACTCTCCACGACCGACAATTCTTGCCCCGAATTCTGTTGGGGGAATACTTCCGTGATCGTTTTCTGGCGGTAGTGGCAGAGGCTAAAAAAATCGGGTTTCAGGTACAAATACACGAATCATCGTTAGTCACCGATCTTGACGTCACCTCTGACGGGGTAACGCTCTCGGTAAACGACACACTTTTTCCTGACACGTATGACCTTGCCGTTATCGCCACCGGGCACGTCTGGTCGGATGATGATGCAAGCCCGACGTTCTTCCCCAGCCCCTGGTCCGGGCTAATGGATGCCAAAATCTGTGCCTGTCATGTGGGCATTATGGGAGCGTCCCTGAGCGGACTGGATGCGGCGATGGCGGTGGCTATTCAGCATGGCGAATTTGTTGAAAATGCATTCAGGTTGGATGACGCAAGCCAGCCGTTAAAAATCGTGCTGATGTCCCGAACCGGGATCCTGCCCGAAGCCGATTTTTATTGTCCTATCCCTTATGATCCCCTTTCAGTACTGACTCTAGAGGTCATCGAAACGGAAATAGCCAGAGGCAGTGAAGGGCTACTCGACAGAATATTTGCGCTGATGGTGGAAGAGATCGCCCTCGCCGACCCCGTGTGGAGCGAAGCCATCTCTCTTCATACACTGGATGCAGACACTGTCCGTGAAGCCTGGTTCGCAGAGCGTAAAAAGCACGATCCGTTTTTGTGGGCAGAAGAGAACCTGCACGAAGTTGAGCAAAACAAACGGAGCAGACGAACGGTTGCCTGGCGTTACGCCGTACTTCGGCTGCATGAGGTTGTGCAGGATAGTGTTCCTTACCTCAATGAACGGGACAAAGAACGCTTCAGGAACGGGCTCGCGCGCGTCTTTATCGATAATTATGCCGCCATTCCGTCGCAGTCTATTCGCAGGCTTCTGGCACTTCGGGAAGCAGGAATCATCAGCGTTCTGGCCCTGGGAGATGATTATGAACTGGATATCAAGGACGACAGTACCGTCATTACGACCCGCGATAACACCTGGGAATTCGACGTGTTTATTGATGCCCGTGGACAAAAACCGCTAAAAACGAAAGATCTGCCCTTCCCTTCATTGCGTAAACACCTTCAGTCCGTGGGAGAAGAGATCCCAGAGATAGGCGAAGATTATACCTTCAGAGAACCGGCCCTGCTTCGTGGCAGGATTACCTTTGGAGCGATC